The following proteins come from a genomic window of Campylobacter concisus:
- a CDS encoding amino acid ABC transporter ATP-binding protein encodes MSENILELKKINKFYGELHALKDINLDVKSGEVVVLLGPSGCGKSTTLRCINGLESIASGEIIIDGEVIDAKFNDWQRIRQKVGMVFQSYELFDHMNVIDNVLLGPLKVQKRDRAEAEKTADMWLSKVGLLDKKFAYPKELSGGQKQRIAIVRSLCLNPEIMLFDEVTAALDPEIVREVLDVILNLAKDGMTMLIVTHEMSFARAVANKIVFMDAGAIVEISEPEEFFTNPKSDRAKKFLNLFSF; translated from the coding sequence ATGAGCGAAAACATCTTGGAACTTAAAAAAATAAATAAATTTTATGGAGAGCTTCACGCCTTAAAGGATATAAATTTAGATGTAAAAAGCGGCGAAGTAGTCGTGCTCCTTGGACCATCGGGCTGTGGCAAGAGCACAACTCTTAGATGTATAAACGGACTTGAGAGTATCGCAAGCGGCGAGATAATAATTGATGGCGAAGTAATTGATGCTAAATTTAATGATTGGCAAAGGATCCGCCAAAAAGTCGGCATGGTCTTTCAAAGCTACGAGCTCTTTGATCATATGAACGTCATAGACAACGTCCTTCTTGGGCCTTTAAAGGTGCAAAAAAGAGATAGAGCTGAAGCCGAAAAGACTGCTGATATGTGGCTAAGCAAGGTTGGACTGCTTGATAAGAAATTTGCCTATCCAAAGGAGCTAAGTGGTGGCCAAAAGCAACGCATAGCAATAGTAAGAAGCCTTTGTTTAAACCCTGAAATTATGCTATTTGACGAGGTTACAGCTGCGCTTGATCCAGAGATCGTTAGAGAAGTGCTTGATGTTATACTAAATTTAGCCAAAGATGGAATGACGATGCTAATAGTCACCCATGAGATGAGCTTTGCAAGGGCGGTTGCAAACAAGATCGTATTTATGGATGCTGGGGCGATCGTGGAGATCAGCGAGCCAGAGGAATTTTTTACAAACCCAAAGAGCGATCGCGCGAAGAAATTTCTAAATTTATTCTCGTTTTAG
- a CDS encoding amino acid ABC transporter permease produces MDFEFIEKFYPLYVKAGVLTCEIAFLGIFFSILIGIFCMAVKFYKLKFLSKVIDCYVELSRNTPLLIQLFFLYYGLPKLGVSMSGFTCAVAGLSFLGGSYMSESFRLGFEAVRKSQIEAGLSIALSKNQLLRYVILPQAFSVAVPSISANIIFLLKETSIVSIVALADLVYVAKDLIGLYYKTDEALFMLVISYLIIILPVSLVLSYIEKRVRNARS; encoded by the coding sequence ATGGATTTTGAGTTTATTGAGAAATTTTATCCGCTTTATGTTAAGGCAGGAGTGCTTACCTGTGAGATCGCCTTTTTAGGGATCTTTTTTTCTATTTTGATCGGTATTTTTTGTATGGCTGTGAAATTTTACAAGCTAAAATTTCTATCAAAAGTGATTGACTGCTACGTCGAACTCTCAAGAAATACGCCTCTTCTTATACAACTTTTCTTTTTATATTATGGCTTGCCAAAGCTTGGAGTGTCGATGAGCGGCTTTACCTGTGCGGTCGCTGGGCTTAGCTTTCTTGGAGGCAGCTATATGAGTGAGAGCTTTAGGCTTGGCTTTGAGGCGGTTAGAAAGTCGCAAATAGAAGCAGGACTTAGCATCGCGCTTAGCAAAAATCAGCTCCTAAGATATGTTATCTTGCCTCAAGCATTTAGCGTAGCGGTGCCAAGTATTAGTGCAAATATTATCTTTTTACTAAAAGAGACAAGCATCGTTAGCATCGTGGCACTTGCTGATCTAGTTTACGTCGCAAAGGATCTCATTGGGCTTTATTACAAGACAGACGAGGCACTTTTTATGCTAGTAATTAGCTATCTTATCATCATCTTGCCAGTCTCACTGGTGCTTAGCTATATCGAAAAAAGGGTAAGAAATGCAAGGAGTTAG
- a CDS encoding agmatine deiminase family protein, giving the protein MRAYAEWEEQELLFLSLPHSKSDWEPYLEEILAGYEELVAAVTPFQKVVLICPDEANFARFKKFKNVEFVKLETDDTWIRDYGMIDVCAEDGVKSYNFKFNAWGGKFKSSKDDAINLELAKIYKTKLEPVDMILEGGSVEFNGDGVLLTTSKCLLNKNRNKSLSKEQIEEKLKNLFGLKRIIWLENGFIKGDDTDSHIDTLARFITPDTIAYATCEDESDEHFDELKKMEDELKKTGFKLLALPLPKPKFYDGKRLGCTYANFIFINGALIVPTYNDENDEKVLNLLAKALPDRKIIGVNSLVFVRQNGSLHCSSQNRYKRS; this is encoded by the coding sequence GTGAGAGCATACGCGGAGTGGGAAGAGCAGGAGCTTTTATTTTTATCACTGCCACATAGTAAGAGCGACTGGGAGCCCTATTTGGAGGAGATTTTGGCGGGCTATGAGGAGCTTGTGGCTGCTGTTACGCCGTTTCAGAAGGTAGTGCTCATCTGCCCAGATGAGGCAAATTTTGCTAGATTTAAGAAATTTAAAAATGTTGAGTTTGTTAAGCTTGAGACTGATGATACTTGGATCAGAGACTACGGCATGATCGACGTTTGTGCTGAAGATGGCGTAAAGAGCTACAACTTTAAATTTAATGCCTGGGGCGGTAAATTTAAGAGTTCAAAAGATGATGCGATAAATTTAGAACTAGCTAAAATTTACAAAACCAAGCTTGAGCCCGTTGATATGATACTAGAGGGCGGAAGTGTCGAGTTTAACGGAGATGGCGTGCTTTTAACCACTTCAAAATGCCTACTAAATAAAAATAGAAACAAATCGCTTAGCAAAGAGCAGATCGAAGAAAAACTAAAAAATTTATTTGGCTTAAAGCGTATCATCTGGCTTGAAAATGGCTTTATAAAAGGCGATGACACAGATAGCCACATCGACACTTTAGCGCGCTTTATCACGCCTGATACTATCGCTTACGCAACTTGTGAAGATGAGAGTGATGAGCACTTTGATGAGCTAAAAAAAATGGAGGATGAGCTTAAAAAAACTGGCTTTAAGCTGCTTGCTCTGCCACTACCAAAACCTAAATTTTATGATGGCAAAAGGCTTGGCTGCACCTATGCAAACTTTATCTTTATAAATGGTGCGCTAATCGTGCCAACATATAACGACGAAAACGACGAAAAAGTGCTAAATTTACTAGCCAAGGCACTGCCAGATAGAAAGATCATCGGTGTAAATTCGCTAGTTTTTGTGCGTCAAAATGGCTCGCTTCACTGCTCAAGCCAAAATAGATATAAAAGGTCTTAG
- a CDS encoding amino acid ABC transporter permease: protein MQGVSILFDTQNLLRLFEGLVVSTEISFISIFISIIGGLVLGVLMSMKNKFIYFILKICLEIVRIMPQIVWLFLFYFGVSKAFDIHISAFTASLIVFSLWGIFEMMDIVRGAITSIPKHQFESAASLGLSKFQIYSHVIIPLATRRLVPGAVNLLSRMIKTTSIVVLIGVVEVVKVGQQIIERNVFTNPMAPFWIYTLIFFLYFVICYPVSKLSKKLEEKWS, encoded by the coding sequence ATGCAAGGAGTTAGTATATTATTTGACACGCAAAATTTACTAAGGCTCTTTGAAGGTCTAGTCGTTAGCACAGAAATTTCATTTATCTCTATCTTTATCTCTATAATCGGTGGCTTAGTGCTTGGCGTGCTTATGAGCATGAAAAACAAATTTATCTATTTTATTTTAAAAATTTGCCTAGAAATCGTTCGCATAATGCCTCAGATCGTTTGGCTATTTTTATTTTATTTTGGTGTCAGTAAGGCGTTTGATATTCACATTTCAGCATTTACAGCCTCACTCATCGTCTTTAGCTTGTGGGGAATTTTTGAAATGATGGACATCGTGCGTGGCGCAATAACATCAATACCAAAACATCAATTTGAATCAGCCGCCTCACTTGGGCTTAGTAAATTTCAAATTTACTCTCACGTCATCATCCCACTAGCCACGAGAAGGCTAGTACCTGGAGCTGTAAATTTACTAAGCCGTATGATAAAAACGACATCTATCGTCGTTCTAATCGGCGTTGTAGAGGTAGTCAAGGTCGGCCAGCAGATCATCGAGCGAAATGTATTTACAAATCCTATGGCGCCATTTTGGATATACACGCTCATATTCTTTTTATATTTTGTGATCTGCTATCCAGTCTCAAAACTATCAAAAAAATTAGAAGAAAAATGGAGCTAA
- a CDS encoding CBU_0592 family membrane protein, whose translation MIDLFQIIGFLGMICIVMGYFLLQIGRLNSRDLAYQIINLVGAILLIISLFVHFNLGSFLIEVFWIIITIYGIYKIYKERA comes from the coding sequence TTGATCGATCTTTTTCAGATCATCGGCTTTTTAGGGATGATTTGCATCGTGATGGGCTACTTTTTACTTCAAATCGGCCGCCTAAATAGCCGCGATCTAGCCTATCAGATAATAAATTTAGTAGGCGCTATACTACTCATCATCTCGCTTTTTGTGCACTTTAACCTTGGCTCATTTTTGATAGAGGTCTTTTGGATAATCATTACGATTTATGGAATTTACAAAATTTATAAGGAGAGAGCGTGA